One genomic window of Streptococcus mitis includes the following:
- a CDS encoding CD3337/EF1877 family mobilome membrane protein, protein MKPSIVNRIKSNWTLKRLGKVAMTVAFTLVIAIFLLAMLGTVVQAAGLVDDTVNVANEYSRYPLENYQLDFYVDNSWGWLPWNWSDGIGKQVMYGLYAITNFIWTISLYVSNATGYLVQEAYSLDFISATADSIGKNMQTLAGVSANGFSTEGFYVGFLLLLILVLGVYVAYTGLIKRETTKAIHAIMNFVLVFILSASFIAYAPDYIKKINDFSSDISNASLSLGTKIVMPHSDSQGKDSVDLIRDSLFSIQVQQPWLLLQYNSSDIESIGIDRVESLLSTSPDSNNGEDREKIVAEEIEDRSNTNLTITKTINRLGTVFFLFVFNIGISIFVFLLTGIMIFSQVLFIIYAMFLPVSFILSMIPSFDGMSKRAITKLFNTILTRAGITLIITTAFSISTMLYTLSAGYPFFLIAFLQIVTFAGIYFKLGDLMSMFSLQSNDSQSVGSRVMRKPRMLMHAHMHRLQRKLGRSMTTLGAGSAIVTGKKGQSGSGSSARTQADHSRPDGKEKSTLGKRIGQTIGTVADTKDRMVDTASGLKEQVKDLPTNARYAVYQGKSKVKENVRDLTSSISQTKADRASGRKEQQEQRRKTIAKRRSEMEQVKQKKQPASSVHERPTTRQEQYHDEQTSKQSNIHTSYKESQQAKQERPAVKSDFSSPKVERQGNTVQEKTVQKPATSTTTADRTSQRPITKERPSTVQRVPLQNTRSRPPIKTATIKKVGKKP, encoded by the coding sequence GTGAAACCATCAATAGTAAACAGAATAAAATCAAACTGGACGCTGAAACGTCTAGGTAAAGTGGCAATGACAGTGGCTTTCACACTTGTGATTGCCATTTTTCTTTTAGCCATGCTGGGAACGGTGGTTCAAGCTGCGGGCTTGGTAGATGATACGGTCAATGTGGCAAATGAATACAGCCGATACCCACTTGAAAACTATCAACTGGATTTTTATGTGGATAATAGCTGGGGCTGGCTTCCGTGGAACTGGTCGGACGGGATTGGAAAACAGGTCATGTATGGACTATATGCCATTACCAATTTTATTTGGACAATCAGTTTGTATGTTTCCAATGCGACAGGTTACTTAGTACAGGAAGCCTATTCCTTAGACTTCATTTCCGCTACAGCAGATTCCATTGGTAAGAATATGCAGACCTTAGCTGGTGTGAGTGCAAACGGATTTTCAACAGAGGGTTTCTATGTTGGATTCCTCTTACTCTTGATTTTGGTTCTTGGGGTTTATGTTGCCTATACGGGACTGATAAAGAGAGAAACCACAAAGGCAATTCATGCCATTATGAATTTTGTGCTGGTGTTTATCCTATCGGCTTCCTTTATTGCCTACGCTCCCGACTACATTAAAAAAATCAATGACTTTTCATCAGACATCAGTAATGCCAGTTTATCACTTGGCACGAAGATTGTCATGCCCCATTCCGATAGTCAAGGCAAGGACAGCGTGGACTTAATCAGAGATAGCCTGTTTTCCATACAGGTTCAGCAACCGTGGCTACTGCTTCAATACAACAGTTCAGACATTGAAAGTATCGGTATTGACCGTGTGGAAAGCCTGCTCTCCACCAGCCCAGATTCCAACAATGGCGAAGACAGAGAAAAAATTGTTGCGGAAGAAATTGAAGACAGAAGCAATACCAATCTAACCATTACAAAGACCATTAACCGTTTAGGTACAGTCTTCTTCCTATTTGTCTTCAATATTGGGATTTCCATATTTGTATTCCTATTAACAGGAATCATGATTTTCTCGCAGGTACTTTTTATCATCTATGCTATGTTTCTGCCTGTGAGCTTTATTTTAAGCATGATTCCATCATTTGATGGTATGTCAAAACGAGCCATAACAAAGCTCTTTAATACCATTTTGACACGAGCTGGAATCACATTGATTATTACGACAGCATTTAGTATTTCAACCATGCTCTATACCTTATCGGCTGGTTATCCGTTCTTTTTGATTGCTTTTCTACAGATTGTGACCTTTGCAGGAATCTACTTCAAGCTGGGCGATTTAATGAGTATGTTTTCTCTACAGAGTAACGATTCTCAAAGTGTGGGAAGTCGTGTGATGAGAAAACCTCGTATGCTTATGCACGCTCACATGCACCGTCTACAGCGGAAACTTGGACGTTCCATGACTACTCTAGGGGCTGGGTCTGCCATTGTTACAGGTAAAAAAGGACAGTCGGGTTCGGGGAGTTCTGCAAGGACACAAGCAGATCACTCCCGACCAGACGGAAAGGAAAAATCAACACTTGGAAAACGTATCGGTCAAACCATCGGTACAGTAGCTGATACCAAAGACAGAATGGTAGACACTGCTAGTGGTTTGAAAGAACAGGTTAAAGATTTGCCGACCAATGCAAGATATGCAGTATATCAAGGAAAATCCAAAGTAAAAGAGAATGTCCGTGATTTAACCAGTAGTATTTCTCAAACCAAAGCGGACAGAGCCAGTGGACGCAAGGAACAGCAGGAACAAAGGCGAAAAACCATTGCGAAGCGTCGCTCTGAAATGGAACAGGTCAAACAGAAAAAACAGCCTGCTTCTTCTGTTCATGAAAGACCGACTACAAGACAAGAACAATATCATGATGAACAGACCTCAAAACAGTCTAATATTCATACTTCATATAAGGAATCTCAACAAGCCAAACAAGAGCGTCCAGCAGTTAAGTCCGATTTTTCAAGTCCAAAAGTGGAACGCCAAGGCAATACCGTTCAAGAAAAAACCGTTCAAAAGCCAGCAACTTCAACCACTACAGCAGATAGAACTTCACAACGTCCAATCACAAAAGAACGTCCGTCTACTGTTCAAAGAGTACCACTACAAAATACAAGAAGTAGACCACCAATCAAAACCGCCACCATTAAGAAAGTCGGTAAGAAACCATGA
- the tcpF gene encoding conjugal transfer ATPase TcpF, whose product MAYPIKYIENNLVWNKDGECYAYYELVPYNYSFLSPEQKIQVHDSFRQLIAQNRDGKIHALQISTESSIRSAQERSKNEVTGKLKAVAYDKIDQQTDALISMIGENQVNYRFFIGFKLLLNDQEFSMKSLTVEAKNALSDFVYDVNHKLMGDFVSMSNDEILRFQKMEKLLENKISRRFKIRRLDKDDFGYLIEHLYGQTGTAYEEYEYHLSKKKLDNETLIKYYDLIKPTRCLVEEKQRYLKIQQEDETVYVAYFTINSIVGELDFPSSEIFYYQQQQFTFPIDTSMNVEIVANRKALSTVRNKKKELKDLDNHAWQSDNETSSNVAEALESVNELETNLDQSKESMYKLSYVVRVSANDLDELKRRCNEVKDFYDDLSVKLVRPFGDMLGLHEEFLPASKRYMNDYIQYVTSDFLAGLGFGATQMLGENEGIYVGYSLDTGRNVYLKPALASQGVKGSVTNALASAFVGSLGGGKSFANNLIVYYAVLYGAQAVIVDPKAERGRWKETLPEISHEINIVTLTSDEKNKGLLDPYVIMKNPKDSESLAIDILTFLTGISSRDGERFPILRKAIRAVTNSEVRGLMKVIEELRVENTPLSTSIADHIESFTDYDFAHLLFSNGYVEQSISLEKQLNIIQVADLVLPDKETSFEEYTTMELLSVAMLIVISTFALDFIHTDRSIFKIVDLDEAWSFLQVAQGKTLSMKLVRAGRAMNAGVYFVTQNTDDLLDEKLKNNLGLKFAFRSTDLNEIKKTLAFFGVDPEDENNQKRLRDLENGQCLISDLYGRVGVIQFHPVFEELLHAFDTRPPVRKEV is encoded by the coding sequence ATGGCATATCCAATTAAATACATTGAAAACAATCTCGTCTGGAATAAAGACGGGGAATGTTATGCTTACTATGAGCTTGTTCCTTACAATTACTCATTTCTAAGTCCAGAACAGAAAATACAAGTGCATGATTCTTTCAGACAGCTTATCGCACAAAATCGTGATGGCAAAATTCATGCTTTACAAATCAGTACAGAATCCAGCATACGTTCTGCACAAGAGCGTTCCAAAAATGAAGTCACTGGCAAGCTCAAAGCGGTTGCCTATGACAAAATCGACCAACAGACAGACGCTTTAATATCCATGATTGGCGAAAATCAAGTGAACTACCGTTTCTTTATCGGCTTTAAGTTGCTTCTCAACGATCAGGAGTTTTCTATGAAAAGTCTTACCGTTGAAGCAAAAAATGCTTTGTCTGATTTTGTCTATGATGTGAACCATAAGCTGATGGGCGATTTTGTTAGTATGAGTAATGATGAAATCCTGCGTTTTCAGAAGATGGAAAAGCTCTTAGAAAATAAAATCTCTCGTCGTTTCAAAATCCGCAGGTTAGATAAGGACGACTTCGGCTATCTGATTGAACACCTTTACGGACAGACAGGCACTGCCTATGAAGAGTATGAGTACCATCTATCAAAGAAAAAGCTGGATAATGAAACGCTGATTAAATACTATGACTTGATTAAGCCTACTCGCTGTTTGGTGGAAGAAAAACAGCGATATTTGAAAATCCAGCAGGAAGATGAAACCGTCTATGTAGCTTACTTTACCATTAACAGCATTGTCGGAGAACTGGACTTCCCGTCCTCTGAAATCTTCTACTACCAGCAACAGCAATTTACATTCCCGATTGATACGTCAATGAATGTGGAAATTGTAGCGAATCGTAAAGCCCTATCTACTGTCCGCAATAAAAAGAAAGAACTGAAAGACTTGGATAACCACGCTTGGCAAAGTGATAATGAAACCAGCTCCAATGTGGCGGAAGCTCTGGAAAGTGTGAATGAGCTGGAAACCAATTTAGACCAAAGCAAGGAATCTATGTACAAGCTGTCTTATGTGGTAAGGGTATCAGCAAATGATCTTGACGAACTCAAACGTCGTTGTAATGAAGTGAAAGATTTTTATGACGATTTAAGCGTAAAACTGGTACGACCATTTGGGGATATGCTCGGCTTACATGAAGAATTTTTACCTGCCAGCAAGCGTTATATGAATGATTATATTCAATACGTGACCTCTGATTTCCTCGCTGGTTTAGGTTTTGGTGCTACTCAAATGCTGGGGGAAAATGAGGGGATTTATGTTGGCTACAGCTTAGATACTGGACGCAATGTCTATCTGAAACCTGCTCTTGCCAGTCAAGGGGTTAAGGGTTCAGTAACCAATGCGTTAGCGTCGGCTTTTGTTGGTTCGCTGGGTGGTGGTAAATCCTTTGCGAATAACCTTATCGTCTATTATGCGGTGCTTTATGGGGCACAAGCAGTGATTGTAGACCCAAAAGCAGAACGTGGCAGATGGAAAGAAACCTTGCCAGAGATTTCCCATGAAATCAATATCGTCACTCTGACTTCTGATGAGAAAAACAAAGGCTTACTTGACCCTTATGTGATTATGAAAAATCCCAAAGATTCTGAATCACTGGCTATTGATATTCTGACATTCCTTACGGGGATTTCCTCTCGTGATGGGGAACGCTTCCCAATCCTTAGAAAAGCCATTCGTGCAGTAACCAATAGTGAAGTACGAGGGTTGATGAAAGTGATTGAGGAATTACGGGTTGAGAATACGCCACTAAGTACCAGTATAGCCGACCATATCGAAAGTTTTACAGACTATGACTTTGCACATTTATTATTCAGTAATGGTTATGTGGAGCAGTCTATCAGCTTAGAAAAACAACTGAACATTATACAGGTTGCGGACTTGGTACTTCCCGACAAGGAAACTTCCTTTGAGGAATATACCACTATGGAGCTTTTATCCGTTGCTATGCTGATTGTCATTAGTACCTTTGCTTTAGACTTTATCCATACAGACCGAAGCATTTTCAAGATTGTAGATTTAGACGAAGCATGGAGCTTTTTACAGGTAGCACAAGGAAAAACACTATCTATGAAGCTGGTTCGGGCTGGTCGTGCTATGAACGCTGGGGTATATTTCGTGACCCAAAATACAGACGACCTCTTAGATGAAAAACTGAAAAATAACCTCGGCTTAAAATTTGCATTTCGTTCCACTGACCTTAACGAGATTAAAAAGACCTTAGCCTTTTTTGGTGTAGACCCAGAGGACGAAAACAATCAGAAGCGATTGCGTGATTTGGAAAACGGGCAATGCCTTATCAGTGATTTATATGGTCGTGTCGGTGTGATACAGTTCCACCCTGTATTTGAAGAACTGCTCCATGCCTTTGATACCAGACCACCTGTGCGAAAAGAGGTGTAA
- a CDS encoding conjugal transfer protein → MKKIRSYTSIWSVEKVLYSINDFRLPFPITFTQMTWFVVSLFAVMILGNLPPLSMIEGAFLKYFGIPVAFTWFMSTKTFDGKKPYGFLKSVIAYALRPKLTYAGKKVTLGRNQPQEAITAVRSEFYGISN, encoded by the coding sequence ATGAAGAAAATACGAAGCTATACCAGTATCTGGTCTGTGGAAAAGGTACTGTATTCTATCAATGATTTTAGACTTCCGTTTCCCATAACCTTTACGCAAATGACATGGTTTGTCGTGTCACTCTTTGCAGTGATGATACTTGGCAACTTGCCCCCTCTTTCCATGATAGAGGGAGCATTTCTCAAATACTTTGGGATTCCTGTGGCTTTCACATGGTTTATGTCTACAAAAACTTTTGATGGTAAAAAGCCTTATGGATTTTTGAAGTCTGTCATTGCTTATGCACTGCGACCAAAGCTGACCTATGCAGGAAAAAAAGTAACGCTTGGCAGAAACCAGCCACAAGAAGCCATTACAGCAGTTAGGAGTGAATTTTATGGCATATCCAATTAA
- a CDS encoding antirestriction protein ArdA, whose protein sequence is MDDMQVYIANLGKYNEGELVGAWFTFPIDFEEVKEKIGLNDEYEEYAIHDYELPFTVDEYTSIGELNRLWEMVSELPEELQSELSALLTHFSSIEELSEHQEDIIIHSDCDDMYDVARYYIEETGALGEVPASLQNYIDYQAYGRDLDLSGTFISTNHGIFEIVY, encoded by the coding sequence ATGGACGATATGCAAGTCTATATTGCGAATTTAGGCAAATACAATGAGGGCGAATTGGTCGGTGCGTGGTTTACCTTTCCCATTGACTTTGAGGAAGTCAAAGAGAAAATCGGCTTGAATGATGAATATGAGGAATACGCCATTCATGACTACGAGTTACCCTTTACGGTTGACGAATACACTTCCATTGGCGAACTCAATCGACTATGGGAAATGGTATCGGAATTACCCGAAGAATTACAATCGGAGCTATCTGCTCTGCTCACTCATTTTTCAAGCATTGAAGAACTAAGCGAACATCAAGAGGATATTATCATTCATTCCGATTGTGATGATATGTATGACGTGGCACGCTACTACATTGAAGAAACGGGTGCTTTAGGCGAAGTACCAGCTAGTCTTCAAAACTATATTGATTATCAAGCCTATGGTCGGGATTTAGACCTTTCAGGAACGTTTATCTCAACCAATCATGGGATTTTTGAAATCGTCTATTAA
- the mobT gene encoding MobT family relaxase, producing the protein MEGFLLNEQTWLQHLKEKRLAYGLSQNRLAVATGITRQYLSDIETGKVKPSEDLQQSLWEALERFNPDAPLEMLFDYVRIRFPTTDVQQVVENILQLKLSYFLHEDYGFYSYSEHYALGDIFVLCSHELDKGVLVELKGRGCRQFESYLLAQQRSWYEFFMDVLVAGGVMKRLDLAINDKTGILNIPVLTEKCQQEECISVFRSFKSYRSGELVRKEEKECMGNTLYIGSLQSEVYFCIYEKDYEQYKKNDIPIEDAEVKNRFEIRLKNERAYYAVRDLLVYDNPEHTAFKIINRYIRFVDKDDSKPRSDWKLNEEWAWFIGNNRERLKLTTKPEPYSFQRTLNWLSHQVAPTLKVAIKLDEINQTQVVKDILDHAKLTDRHKQILKQQSVKEQDVITTKK; encoded by the coding sequence TTGGAGGGATTTTTACTGAATGAACAAACTTGGTTACAGCATTTAAAAGAAAAACGCTTGGCTTATGGACTATCTCAAAACCGTTTAGCTGTTGCGACTGGTATTACAAGGCAGTATCTAAGCGATATTGAAACAGGAAAAGTCAAGCCATCAGAGGATTTACAGCAGTCCCTTTGGGAAGCTCTGGAACGCTTCAATCCCGACGCTCCCCTTGAAATGCTGTTTGATTATGTAAGAATTCGCTTTCCGACAACAGACGTACAGCAGGTGGTCGAAAACATCTTACAACTGAAACTGTCCTATTTTCTTCATGAGGACTATGGTTTCTATTCTTATTCAGAGCATTATGCTTTAGGCGACATATTCGTCCTTTGCTCCCATGAACTGGACAAAGGAGTTCTGGTGGAATTGAAAGGTCGTGGGTGCAGACAATTTGAAAGCTATCTTCTGGCACAACAAAGAAGCTGGTATGAGTTCTTTATGGACGTTTTGGTGGCTGGCGGTGTGATGAAACGCCTTGACCTTGCCATTAACGATAAGACAGGGATTTTAAATATCCCTGTACTCACTGAAAAGTGCCAACAGGAAGAATGTATCTCCGTCTTCCGCAGTTTTAAAAGCTATCGCAGTGGCGAACTGGTACGCAAAGAGGAAAAGGAATGTATGGGAAACACCCTCTATATCGGTTCATTACAAAGTGAAGTTTATTTCTGTATCTATGAAAAGGACTACGAGCAGTACAAGAAAAATGATATTCCCATTGAAGACGCAGAAGTAAAAAACCGTTTTGAGATTCGATTGAAAAATGAGCGTGCCTATTATGCAGTCCGTGATTTACTCGTCTATGACAATCCAGAGCATACCGCCTTTAAAATTATCAATCGGTATATCCGTTTTGTAGATAAAGACGATTCCAAACCTCGTTCTGATTGGAAACTGAATGAAGAATGGGCTTGGTTTATTGGGAACAATCGTGAACGATTAAAACTAACCACAAAACCAGAGCCTTACTCCTTCCAAAGGACGCTGAACTGGCTATCTCATCAAGTTGCCCCGACCTTAAAGGTTGCGATTAAACTTGATGAAATCAACCAGACGCAGGTTGTAAAAGACATTCTCGACCATGCGAAACTGACAGACCGACACAAGCAGATTTTGAAGCAACAGTCAGTAAAAGAACAGGACGTGATAACAACAAAAAAATAA
- a CDS encoding FtsK/SpoIIIE domain-containing protein, producing MKQRGKRIRPSGKDLVFHFTIASLLPVFLLVVGLFHVKTIQQINWQDFNLSQADKIDIPYLIISFSVAILICLLVAFVFKRVRYDTVKQLYHRQKLAKMILENKWYESEQVKTEGFFKDSAGRTKEKITYFPKMYYRLKNGLIQIRVEITLGKYQDQLLHLEKKLESGLYCELTDKELKDSYVEYTLLYDTIASRISIDEVEAKDGKLRLMKNVWWEYDKLPHMLIAGGTGGGKTYFILTLIEALLHTDSKLYILDPKNADLADLGSVMANVYYRKEDLLSCIETFYEEMMKRSEEMKQMKNYKTGKNYAYLGLPAHFLIFDEYVAFMEMLGTKENTAVMNKLKQIVMLGRQAGFFLILACQRPDAKYLGDGIRDQFNFRVALGRMSEMGYGMMFGSDVQKDFFLKRIKGRGYVDVGTSVISEFYTPLVPKGYDFLEEIKKLSNSRQSTQATCEAEVAGVD from the coding sequence ATGAAACAGCGTGGTAAAAGGATTCGCCCATCTGGTAAAGATTTAGTCTTTCATTTTACGATAGCGTCACTCCTGCCTGTTTTCCTGCTGGTTGTCGGACTGTTTCATGTGAAGACAATCCAGCAGATCAACTGGCAGGATTTTAACCTATCACAAGCAGATAAGATTGACATTCCCTATTTAATTATCAGTTTCAGTGTCGCAATTCTTATCTGCTTGCTGGTAGCGTTTGTATTCAAACGGGTTCGCTATGATACGGTTAAACAACTTTACCACCGTCAAAAACTGGCAAAGATGATACTTGAAAACAAGTGGTATGAATCTGAACAGGTCAAAACAGAGGGTTTCTTTAAAGATAGTGCTGGTCGTACAAAGGAAAAGATAACCTACTTCCCTAAAATGTATTATCGACTTAAAAATGGCTTGATACAGATACGGGTGGAAATCACGCTGGGAAAATATCAAGACCAACTCTTACACTTGGAAAAGAAATTAGAGAGTGGCTTGTACTGTGAGCTGACGGATAAAGAGTTAAAGGATTCCTATGTGGAATATACTTTGCTCTATGACACCATAGCCAGTCGTATTTCTATTGATGAAGTAGAAGCTAAAGATGGTAAACTTCGCTTAATGAAAAACGTATGGTGGGAATATGATAAGCTCCCTCATATGTTGATTGCTGGTGGTACAGGTGGCGGTAAAACTTACTTTATACTGACACTGATTGAAGCCTTGCTTCATACAGATTCAAAACTGTATATTCTTGACCCGAAAAATGCTGATCTTGCGGACTTAGGTTCTGTGATGGCAAATGTCTACTATAGAAAAGAAGACTTGCTTTCTTGCATTGAAACATTCTATGAAGAAATGATGAAACGTAGTGAGGAAATGAAGCAGATGAAGAACTATAAGACTGGCAAAAATTATGCTTACTTAGGTCTCCCGGCACACTTCTTAATCTTTGATGAATACGTCGCTTTCATGGAAATGCTGGGAACAAAAGAAAACACCGCAGTTATGAATAAGCTGAAACAGATTGTCATGTTAGGTCGTCAAGCTGGCTTCTTTCTAATACTGGCTTGTCAACGTCCAGACGCAAAATATTTAGGCGACGGAATCCGTGATCAGTTTAATTTCAGAGTGGCTTTAGGTCGTATGTCTGAAATGGGCTATGGCATGATGTTTGGCAGTGACGTACAAAAGGATTTCTTCTTAAAGCGAATCAAAGGTCGTGGCTATGTTGATGTAGGAACAAGTGTCATATCAGAGTTTTATACTCCCCTTGTACCAAAAGGATATGATTTCTTGGAGGAAATTAAAAAGTTATCCAACAGCAGACAGTCCACGCAGGCGACGTGCGAAGCGGAAGTCGCAGGTGTGGACTGA
- a CDS encoding YdcP family protein, with product MMRLANGIVLDKDTTFGELKFSALRREVRIQNEDGSVSDEIKERTYDLKSKGQGRMIQVSIPASVPLKEFDYNARVELINPIADTVATATYQGADVDWYIKADDIVLTKDSSSFKAQPQAKKEPTQDK from the coding sequence ATGATGAGATTAGCAAATGGCATTGTATTAGATAAAGACACGACTTTTGGAGAATTGAAATTCTCTGCTCTACGTCGTGAAGTGAGAATCCAAAATGAAGACGGGTCGGTTTCAGATGAAATCAAGGAACGTACCTATGACTTAAAATCCAAAGGACAAGGACGCATGATTCAAGTAAGTATTCCTGCCAGCGTGCCTTTGAAAGAGTTTGATTATAACGCACGGGTGGAACTTATCAATCCCATTGCGGACACCGTTGCTACTGCCACCTATCAAGGAGCAGATGTTGACTGGTATATCAAGGCAGACGATATTGTGCTGACAAAGGATTCTAGTTCATTCAAAGCTCAACCACAAGCAAAGAAAGAACCGACACAAGACAAATAG
- a CDS encoding YdcP family protein: MELKFVIPNMEKTFGNLEFAGEDKVVQRRINGRLTVLSRSYNLYSDVQRADDIVVVLPAEAGEKHFGFEERVKLVNPRITAEGYKIGTRGFTNYLLHADDMIKE; this comes from the coding sequence ATGGAACTTAAATTTGTGATTCCCAACATGGAAAAAACATTCGGCAATTTAGAATTTGCTGGCGAGGATAAAGTCGTTCAGCGAAGAATCAACGGACGGCTAACTGTCTTATCAAGAAGCTATAATCTCTATTCTGATGTTCAAAGAGCAGATGATATTGTGGTGGTGCTTCCTGCTGAAGCTGGCGAAAAACATTTCGGCTTTGAGGAACGTGTGAAGTTAGTCAATCCACGTATTACCGCAGAGGGCTACAAAATCGGCACTCGTGGTTTTACAAATTACCTTTTACATGCTGACGACATGATAAAAGAATAA
- a CDS encoding insulinase family protein encodes MRITRFLCYFSYKNIQAGEFQIAIAGPSFLQSEIISIENMLPLSGSSVEINSPAFSTGLTELDKQQELSEISMYLDISGMVASSHEMAMLSILNSMLTGIKDSLLGHKLRTQKQWIYSIVSYPIFYSNMTLLKIVTITPTIYKKKLIKTLENNLVNESDLSDELLFYKAKKRVINELYINCEVNKNEYLKTICREKLFDIPSWDSIAEELELISLDELKSFSKKAIIQNRNYHIVIK; translated from the coding sequence ATGCGGATAACTAGATTTTTATGCTATTTTTCATATAAAAATATTCAAGCAGGAGAATTCCAGATTGCTATTGCTGGTCCAAGTTTTCTACAAAGTGAAATCATAAGTATTGAAAATATGTTACCTTTAAGTGGATCATCTGTAGAAATTAACTCTCCGGCTTTTTCAACTGGTTTAACGGAATTAGATAAACAACAAGAACTTTCTGAAATTTCTATGTATCTAGATATATCTGGTATGGTAGCATCATCTCATGAAATGGCAATGTTAAGTATCTTAAACTCGATGTTAACTGGTATTAAAGATTCATTATTAGGCCATAAGTTAAGGACACAAAAGCAATGGATATATAGTATTGTATCATACCCAATATTTTATAGTAATATGACTTTACTAAAAATAGTAACTATAACACCTACAATCTATAAGAAAAAATTGATTAAAACACTGGAGAACAATCTTGTTAATGAATCCGATTTATCTGATGAACTATTATTTTATAAGGCTAAAAAAAGAGTAATCAATGAATTGTACATAAATTGTGAAGTTAATAAAAATGAATATTTAAAAACAATTTGTAGAGAAAAATTATTTGATATTCCAAGTTGGGATAGTATTGCTGAAGAGCTGGAATTGATTTCTTTAGATGAATTAAAAAGTTTTTCAAAAAAAGCAATTATTCAAAATAGGAATTACCACATTGTAATAAAATGA
- a CDS encoding helix-turn-helix domain-containing protein, producing the protein MIIGETYRKIREGKGISISSLAGAEISKSQISRFELGETEISFFKLLYLLEKIGVTLEEFLLSCNNYQPSDFNTLIRLVQQAAYNQEIKSLLNMVSKEMELFRETKSHYHKLNAIFIESIIYGIDNTHQLSNQDTSYLTNYLFSVENWGYYEILILGNCCRAILPNLLFRYAKEALKKGKLYSSIPRNKQALVQLLLNSLLIMIENSLYEEALFLEQATKNILSNSTDFFEQTILLYLEGFFELKFHHNQKSILKIEDALKIFELFNKTLYKNYKDYYKKNIIILLQCGNSYFE; encoded by the coding sequence ATGATTATAGGTGAAACTTATAGAAAAATACGAGAAGGAAAAGGTATTTCTATTTCTTCATTAGCAGGTGCAGAAATTTCAAAGTCTCAAATATCTAGATTTGAATTAGGAGAGACAGAAATCTCATTTTTTAAATTATTATATCTACTTGAAAAAATAGGTGTAACACTAGAGGAGTTTTTGCTTTCATGTAATAATTATCAGCCTTCAGACTTCAATACCTTGATACGCTTAGTTCAACAGGCTGCATACAATCAAGAAATCAAATCATTACTTAATATGGTAAGCAAAGAGATGGAACTGTTTAGAGAAACCAAATCTCATTATCATAAGTTAAACGCTATTTTCATTGAAAGTATTATCTATGGAATTGATAATACTCATCAATTGAGTAATCAAGACACCTCTTATCTTACTAATTATTTATTTTCTGTTGAAAACTGGGGATATTACGAAATTCTTATTCTTGGAAATTGTTGTCGAGCAATATTACCAAATTTATTATTTAGATATGCCAAAGAGGCGCTTAAAAAAGGAAAGTTGTATAGTTCTATACCTAGAAATAAACAAGCTCTCGTTCAATTACTTCTTAATTCACTTCTTATTATGATTGAAAACAGCTTATATGAGGAAGCTTTATTTTTAGAACAAGCTACTAAGAATATATTATCTAATTCCACAGATTTTTTTGAACAAACTATTCTTTTGTATTTAGAAGGATTTTTTGAACTTAAATTTCATCATAATCAAAAATCAATTTTAAAAATAGAAGATGCTTTAAAAATTTTTGAATTATTCAATAAAACATTATACAAAAATTATAAAGATTACTACAAAAAAAATATTATCATTTTATTACAATGTGGTAATTCCTATTTTGAATAA